Proteins found in one Stigmatopora nigra isolate UIUO_SnigA chromosome 15, RoL_Snig_1.1, whole genome shotgun sequence genomic segment:
- the tspan4b gene encoding tetraspanin-4 encodes MSASRNCLCCVKYTMFVFNLIFWLGGCGLFGVGVWLSFTQAEFSSLPLSFPSLSAANLLLVAGGITMVTGFLGCLGALKEQRCLLFMFFVILLLLVLTEVGLALVVHIFRDQLDSTAQGDLKKGMKNYKSEPGLKESWDNLQKMFKCCGVTNKTDWYEVLNGTLPSSCCSARIDQCTDGWIEPCYQKAREWLLDNIPSVLIFGGCIGVIQILALVFSMLMYCQIVCAEKYLD; translated from the exons ATGTCAGCGTCTCGGAATTGTTTGTGCTGCGTCAAATATactatgtttgtttttaatctcaTCTTCTGG CTGGGAGGATGCGGGTTGTTTGGCGTCGGCGTCTGGCTGTCTTTCACTCAAGCCGAGTTTTCATCTCTTCCTCTTTCTTTCCCGTCACTCTCGGCGGCCAATTTGTTGCTCGTCGCTGGGGGCATCACCATGGTTACGGGCTTCCTCGGTTGTCTCGGAGCACTCAAGGAGCAGCGTTGCTTGTTGTTCATG ttttttgtgaTCCTGTTACTCCTGGTTCTGACAGAAGTGGGTCTGGCACTGGTGGTACACATCTTTCGGGATCAG CTGGATTCTACAGCACAAGGCGATTTAAAGAAAGGGATGAAAAACTACAAATCAGAACCCGGGCTTAAAGAATCTTGGGATAATCTCCAAAAAATG tttaaatGTTGTGGCGTCACCAATAAAACCGATTGGTATGAAGTACTTAACGGAACTCTGCCGTCGTCCTGCTGTTCTGCCAGAATTGACCAATGCACTGACGGATGGATTGAG CCTTGCTACCAAAAGGCCAGGGAATGGCTTCTGGATAACATTCCATCCGTTCTGATCTTTGGAGGGTGCATTGGTGTCATTCAG ATCTTGGCTTTGGTATTCTCCATGCTGATGTACTGCCAAATTGTGTGCGCTGAGAAGTATTTGGACTGA